A genome region from Nitrospira sp. includes the following:
- the mutS gene encoding DNA mismatch repair protein MutS, giving the protein MGDADGTPLMRQYRDIKQAYRDAILFFRVGDFYEMFQEDAVEASKLLSIALTSRDKSSETPIPLCGVPYHAATNYIAKLLRAGRTVALCEQVEDPKLAKGLVRREVVRLYTPGTLIDSEFLPSTESNVLAAVAVRIRASGAGRKESSYGLATLEVSTGDYWLSEFHGNQAEAALRDELARLDPKELLFPEDLSPDEHQWTADLTGSRCCTQPATWFDLEPGRIALQEQFHVHSLEAFGCHRLTLGIQAGAAVLRYVRETQPSSPLDHIRPPRVRQDHDAMHLDSVTIRNLELIRPAGRTEESSNQSVYTLLGVLDRTVTAMGSRLLREWLLRPLVNSAAIEARLTAVDELKQLIDARVRLRTALRTVQDISRLCSRMSLGVANPRDVLALKISISSLPAIQAELSGLQAPLLAELTSSWDNAQDLFELIEGAIEQEAPVSIRDGGILKSGYHPEVDELRKASREGKGWIAGLEAKERERTGVESLKIRYNQVFGYYIELTKANLGKVPPDYIRKQTLVNAERFMTAELKELEERVTGADAKLTALEQALFEQLRTRLAEETTRLQEISRRLSILDVLAALAETAALNRYVRPTIDEGDGLQIVQGRHPVVERLDLSGGFIPNDTHLDLATSRLHILTGPNMAGKSTYLRQVALITLMAQMGSFVPATEARIGLADRIFTRVGASDNLAGGQSTFMVEMTESAHILNCATSRSLILLDEIGRGTSTYDGLSIAWAIAEYIQDPQRLGARTLFATHYHEMTQLESLREGITNYCVAVQERDGKVLFLRKIIRGGADRSYGIHVAQLAGLPDLVIHRAKAVLAQLESSAPSGRPVLESQQSLQFDATLPAPHPLLEEVRQMDLFSMTPLDALNRLAALQQRLLQE; this is encoded by the coding sequence ATGGGTGACGCCGACGGCACCCCATTGATGCGGCAATATCGCGACATCAAGCAGGCCTATCGCGATGCCATCCTTTTTTTCCGTGTCGGTGATTTCTATGAAATGTTCCAGGAAGATGCGGTGGAAGCGTCCAAACTTCTCTCCATCGCCCTGACATCCCGGGATAAATCCAGCGAGACCCCGATTCCACTCTGTGGGGTCCCCTATCACGCTGCCACCAACTACATCGCGAAACTCCTCCGTGCCGGCCGCACCGTCGCACTCTGCGAACAAGTGGAAGACCCCAAACTCGCCAAGGGTCTCGTCCGCCGAGAAGTCGTTCGACTCTATACCCCCGGCACACTCATCGATAGTGAGTTCCTCCCCTCCACAGAATCCAACGTGCTGGCCGCGGTGGCCGTGCGCATTCGCGCCTCAGGTGCCGGACGCAAAGAATCCTCCTACGGACTCGCCACGCTCGAAGTCTCGACTGGAGACTATTGGCTCAGTGAGTTTCACGGGAATCAAGCAGAAGCGGCCCTGCGGGACGAGCTGGCCCGCCTCGACCCGAAAGAACTGCTGTTTCCCGAAGATCTCTCCCCGGACGAACACCAGTGGACGGCCGACCTGACAGGCTCCCGATGCTGCACACAACCTGCGACGTGGTTCGACCTGGAGCCGGGCCGTATCGCGCTACAAGAGCAGTTCCACGTTCATTCCCTGGAAGCCTTCGGCTGCCACAGACTCACACTGGGCATCCAAGCCGGAGCGGCCGTGTTGCGTTACGTCAGAGAGACCCAGCCGTCGTCCCCGCTCGACCATATCCGTCCGCCACGAGTCAGGCAGGATCATGACGCCATGCACTTGGACAGCGTCACCATCCGCAATCTGGAGCTCATCAGGCCTGCGGGTCGTACGGAGGAATCGTCGAACCAGTCGGTTTATACCCTATTAGGCGTGCTAGATCGTACCGTCACCGCGATGGGAAGCCGGTTACTCCGAGAATGGCTCCTGCGGCCATTGGTCAACAGCGCGGCGATCGAAGCCCGACTGACAGCAGTCGATGAACTGAAACAACTGATCGACGCGCGAGTTCGCCTCCGAACGGCGTTGCGAACCGTCCAGGACATCTCCCGTCTCTGCAGCCGTATGTCCCTCGGAGTTGCCAATCCACGAGATGTTCTCGCGTTGAAAATTTCCATCTCCTCGCTCCCGGCCATTCAAGCCGAATTGTCAGGACTCCAGGCGCCACTCCTCGCCGAGCTCACATCCTCATGGGATAACGCCCAGGATCTCTTCGAATTAATCGAAGGAGCTATCGAGCAGGAGGCGCCCGTATCGATTCGCGACGGTGGCATCTTGAAGAGCGGATACCACCCAGAGGTGGATGAACTTCGCAAGGCGAGCCGGGAAGGCAAAGGCTGGATTGCCGGACTGGAAGCCAAAGAGCGCGAACGCACCGGCGTCGAGTCGCTGAAAATCAGATATAACCAAGTCTTCGGATACTATATTGAACTCACGAAGGCAAATCTCGGGAAGGTACCGCCCGACTATATCCGCAAGCAAACCCTGGTCAATGCCGAACGCTTCATGACCGCCGAGTTAAAGGAACTCGAAGAGCGGGTCACGGGAGCCGACGCAAAACTGACGGCCTTGGAGCAAGCACTGTTTGAACAACTCCGGACACGATTAGCCGAAGAAACGACCCGCCTTCAGGAAATCAGCCGACGACTGTCCATTCTGGATGTACTAGCCGCGCTGGCCGAAACTGCCGCACTAAATCGCTACGTGCGACCAACCATCGACGAGGGGGATGGACTTCAGATTGTTCAAGGGCGGCACCCGGTCGTCGAACGCCTTGACCTCTCTGGCGGATTCATCCCGAACGATACCCATCTGGACCTGGCTACCAGCCGGTTGCATATTCTGACCGGCCCCAACATGGCCGGGAAGAGCACGTACCTCCGACAGGTCGCCCTGATCACATTGATGGCGCAGATGGGGAGTTTTGTCCCTGCCACGGAAGCCAGGATCGGACTGGCGGATCGCATTTTCACCAGAGTCGGCGCCTCCGATAATCTCGCAGGTGGCCAGAGCACCTTTATGGTTGAGATGACCGAGTCGGCACATATTCTCAACTGCGCCACATCTCGCAGCTTAATCCTCCTCGATGAAATCGGTCGCGGCACGAGCACCTACGACGGCCTAAGCATTGCCTGGGCCATCGCAGAATATATCCAAGACCCTCAGCGTCTCGGCGCACGCACCCTTTTCGCGACCCACTACCATGAAATGACGCAATTGGAGAGTCTACGGGAAGGAATTACAAACTACTGCGTTGCCGTGCAGGAACGTGATGGAAAGGTGCTGTTTCTGCGGAAGATTATCCGTGGAGGCGCCGATCGCAGTTATGGAATCCATGTTGCCCAACTGGCAGGTCTTCCCGACCTGGTGATACACCGGGCCAAGGCCGTGCTCGCTCAACTAGAGTCCTCGGCACCATCCGGGCGGCCAGTACTGGAGAGCCAACAGTCACTTCAATTTGACGCCACTCTCCCCGCGCCTCATCCTTTGCTAGAGGAGGTTCGCCAGATGGATCTCTTCTCCATGACTCCCCTTGATGCGCTCAATCGCCTGGCCGCGTTGCAACAACGGCTGCTACAGGAATAG
- a CDS encoding LapA family protein, which translates to MIRLILVGTLLLLTLSFFLQNQEQEVTLRYFFGLRSASILIYKPILAAFGVGLLVSGILLFPAWVRGRIELRRKTKALQEAEVDLERLRQALDKAARRVGSFSDIPAEGEPSDG; encoded by the coding sequence TTGATCCGACTGATATTGGTAGGAACGCTACTGCTGCTCACATTATCGTTTTTCTTGCAGAACCAGGAGCAGGAAGTCACTCTACGGTACTTTTTCGGCCTTCGATCCGCCTCAATCCTGATCTATAAACCGATTTTGGCCGCCTTCGGTGTCGGACTGCTGGTATCGGGAATTCTGCTATTTCCGGCCTGGGTGCGCGGCCGCATCGAACTCCGGCGAAAAACCAAGGCGCTGCAGGAAGCTGAAGTAGATCTGGAGCGCCTCCGACAGGCCCTCGACAAAGCCGCTCGCCGTGTGGGATCGTTTTCGGATATTCCTGCCGAGGGGGAGCCCTCCGATGGGTGA
- the tsaE gene encoding tRNA (adenosine(37)-N6)-threonylcarbamoyltransferase complex ATPase subunit type 1 TsaE, protein MPSRRPHTPKPVPSPAAPARHTPAGLPPIGKPWRVVLRSPKHTHRLGRCVGTLLQGGEVLALFGELGTGKTSLVKGIAAGLLAEPTDVSSPTFTLIHEYQGRLPLVHTDLYRLTAGQLENTGLNDYLNGHTVMAIEWADRWGADLPTDRLDIHLSHHPPATRRAILTARGPVARHLLDALRSKLSTNRPTRAAQQTRVQLSRPRRASH, encoded by the coding sequence ATGCCATCTCGCCGACCACACACACCTAAGCCGGTGCCATCACCTGCGGCACCTGCCAGACACACACCCGCGGGGCTTCCCCCTATCGGCAAACCGTGGCGCGTTGTGCTTCGCTCGCCGAAACACACCCACCGCCTGGGACGCTGCGTGGGCACACTTCTTCAGGGCGGCGAAGTGCTGGCCCTATTCGGCGAATTGGGAACGGGTAAAACCTCACTGGTGAAAGGTATCGCAGCCGGGCTGCTTGCCGAACCGACGGACGTGAGTAGCCCCACATTTACCCTAATCCACGAATACCAGGGACGCCTCCCACTGGTCCACACTGACCTCTATCGCCTGACCGCCGGCCAGCTCGAAAACACCGGCCTCAACGACTACCTCAACGGCCATACCGTCATGGCGATCGAGTGGGCCGACCGATGGGGCGCCGATCTTCCGACCGACCGACTCGATATCCACTTGTCGCACCATCCTCCGGCGACCCGCCGTGCAATTCTCACAGCCAGAGGCCCTGTTGCACGGCACCTACTGGACGCCCTTCGCTCCAAGCTCTCCACAAATCGCCCCACTAGAGCGGCTCAGCAAACACGTGTACAATTGAGCCGGCCAAGGAGGGCCTCGCATTGA